From a single Roseibium algicola genomic region:
- a CDS encoding polysaccharide biosynthesis/export family protein gives MSGLSAEQYRLSGGETLELRAGAWDARNKTFANWDGVAGSYKMAPDGKIHVPIVGAVEVVGKTLDEVADTIASRMQRIVGLTELPAVSVEVSRYAPVFVGGAVTAPGQFDFIPGMTVEKALAIAGGYYRLPNEEGTQQTSLTRITGEINQLRGTASKLLQQEKRLEQEVQLYSAETLPDAVESQSSDPVQSKILSANIKVIKAELQSLKDLRVLLNEKISQLSEEIVLRDNQIELARKDLASMEHLKDKGLAVTTRVSSANTALNDLEAKRLQLEVARLDAQQRLNLASRDAATLFDRTRGEKLSELTEVKSKRFEVESRLELARKVYAETLSANSVDTTTQDSIVTPSYRISRLENGEMQSLDVDLNAFMRPGDSLTINLTISEPASK, from the coding sequence GTGTCGGGTCTCTCGGCCGAACAGTACAGGCTGTCCGGCGGTGAGACACTGGAACTGCGTGCTGGTGCCTGGGATGCCAGAAACAAGACCTTTGCCAACTGGGATGGCGTGGCCGGTTCCTACAAGATGGCACCGGACGGCAAAATTCATGTCCCGATTGTGGGAGCCGTGGAAGTTGTCGGCAAGACCCTGGACGAGGTCGCGGATACTATTGCCAGCCGCATGCAGCGCATCGTCGGCTTGACGGAATTACCCGCGGTCTCCGTCGAAGTATCCCGGTATGCCCCGGTGTTCGTGGGCGGAGCGGTTACGGCTCCCGGACAATTCGACTTCATCCCCGGCATGACGGTCGAGAAGGCCCTGGCAATTGCCGGTGGCTATTATCGCCTGCCGAACGAAGAGGGGACACAACAGACCTCGCTCACCCGAATAACGGGGGAGATCAATCAGCTTCGCGGAACCGCATCCAAACTGTTGCAGCAGGAGAAAAGGCTCGAGCAGGAAGTGCAGCTCTATTCGGCGGAGACATTGCCAGACGCCGTGGAGTCGCAATCATCCGACCCTGTGCAGTCGAAGATCCTTTCCGCCAACATCAAGGTGATCAAGGCCGAGCTCCAGAGCCTCAAGGATCTTCGTGTCCTGCTGAACGAGAAAATCTCTCAACTGTCCGAAGAAATCGTCCTGCGTGACAACCAGATCGAACTGGCCCGCAAGGATCTCGCATCGATGGAGCATCTGAAGGACAAGGGGCTGGCCGTGACGACCCGCGTGTCCTCTGCCAATACGGCGCTCAACGATCTGGAGGCAAAACGTCTGCAGCTCGAAGTCGCCCGTCTCGACGCGCAGCAGCGTCTCAATCTTGCATCGAGAGATGCCGCGACCCTGTTCGACAGGACCCGCGGGGAAAAGCTCTCCGAACTCACGGAGGTGAAATCAAAGCGTTTCGAGGTCGAATCCCGTCTTGAATTGGCCCGAAAGGTTTACGCCGAGACGCTGTCCGCGAACTCGGTTGATACCACCACCCAGGACAGCATTGTCACACCTTCCTACAGGATATCGCGGCTCGAGAACGGCGAGATGCAGAGCCTGGACGTCGACCTGAATGCCTTCATGCGTCCGGGCGACAGTCTGACGATCAACCTGACGATTTCTGAACCAGCGTCCAAGTAG
- a CDS encoding O-antigen ligase family protein produces MTPNAIPISSHSGSPVRSTTSQEIERLLVIAAVFLSPMTYLRTDIVFFTLSDLVASAAFVVMIANRRVPLRPFADMTSFWLFSVLLLCSGLIAGSLLNGDPLTGAVGVIQYVFSFVCIPLLLLGRPARETMFLCKVMAFSLVFVMLHGVLYSVFSPDDARFFSRNGRLTGLIERENGVGLLAGVGIVYVMWLYFISQISGIVFLALVAPVAYGLLLSASNSGFIVAVVGIFGISFFHGSAKHILAFIGIGALALAALFLFGQYFLPEVFQERVYGALTTGDSSEAGTFDGRLLLIQEAIYLIDRSIWLGVGVDQHRLISQYGAPVHNTYLLLFSEGGLVSLLGFVCLLLTLAFVGWRSFSNPDTRWSGVLMFTILLMFAVALNGVTHVYGRFLSVPLLLPAAICLSGYRVRRHRKREHR; encoded by the coding sequence GTGACCCCAAACGCGATACCGATCTCTTCCCACAGCGGTTCCCCTGTCCGGAGCACGACGAGCCAGGAAATCGAACGCCTGCTTGTCATCGCCGCGGTGTTCCTGTCGCCAATGACATATCTTCGAACCGACATCGTGTTCTTCACGCTGTCCGATCTCGTTGCCAGCGCCGCTTTCGTCGTGATGATTGCAAACAGGCGCGTGCCGCTTCGCCCGTTCGCGGACATGACGTCTTTCTGGCTGTTCTCGGTATTGCTTCTTTGCAGTGGCCTGATTGCGGGATCGTTGTTGAACGGCGATCCGCTTACGGGTGCGGTTGGCGTCATCCAGTACGTCTTTTCGTTTGTATGCATACCGCTGCTGCTTCTGGGGCGTCCTGCGCGGGAGACGATGTTCCTCTGCAAGGTGATGGCGTTTTCCCTTGTGTTCGTCATGTTGCATGGAGTGCTCTATTCGGTGTTCAGCCCGGACGACGCGCGTTTCTTTTCCAGAAACGGCCGACTGACCGGACTGATCGAGCGGGAAAACGGGGTCGGTCTCCTGGCTGGAGTAGGGATCGTCTACGTGATGTGGCTTTACTTCATCTCCCAGATATCCGGCATCGTGTTCCTGGCACTGGTGGCACCCGTTGCCTACGGCCTGTTGTTGTCCGCATCGAATTCAGGGTTCATCGTCGCGGTTGTCGGGATATTTGGAATCTCTTTTTTCCACGGCTCCGCCAAACATATCCTGGCTTTCATCGGGATTGGAGCTCTTGCACTGGCGGCCCTGTTCCTGTTCGGACAGTATTTCCTGCCTGAGGTGTTTCAGGAGCGGGTCTACGGCGCATTGACGACCGGCGATTCCAGCGAGGCGGGAACCTTCGATGGGCGACTGCTTCTCATCCAGGAGGCAATTTACCTGATCGATCGGTCGATCTGGTTAGGGGTCGGAGTGGATCAGCACCGGTTGATCAGCCAGTACGGAGCGCCGGTTCACAATACCTATCTGTTGCTATTTTCCGAAGGCGGCCTCGTTTCGCTGCTCGGCTTCGTCTGCTTGCTGCTCACGCTGGCGTTCGTCGGCTGGCGGTCGTTCAGCAATCCCGACACGCGCTGGTCCGGGGTCCTGATGTTCACGATACTGCTCATGTTCGCGGTTGCCCTCAACGGAGTGACCCACGTTTACGGCAGGTTCCTGTCCGTTCCCCTCTTGCTTCCGGCGGCGATCTGTCTGTCGGGTTACCGGGTTCGCCGGCACCGGAAACGGGAGCACAGATGA
- a CDS encoding lipopolysaccharide biosynthesis protein, with product MARLINLSAEDSQTAGRLMRNFSWVFSSQAVSGVISIGTLAIMAQSLGPAGLGLFAIFQAYVRIVDRLLRLEPWQAVIKYGVDALSDDDGDRFMRLLKGSVYVNLAGSTLAAGVSILAAQVTARMMGWPEDSAAYLALFSLALLLNLKPTAVAVLRIFDRFDVLAKVDVGIALLRLVLSAGVWLMGYGLWGFVLVAVIEGLANSLLPFVYSLRYVHQRGYGKFMQLPITGIREENPGILRFLWNSNFNVIIRQTVQRLDVILLSVLVDEKFVGFFHIARRVADSALKLGRPLNQAIFPELARKWSSGEERGFYKLVNGVLLAIAGLCVVVLVPAAFLMPYVLSVMFGAGFNEAANMVNVQLLAVILLLATMVLNPAMLSMGRDRELLWVTLLGSVMFLACFAPLVGMLGPVGASVAHVLFNGTLVAGTLFVLYWSRRQPTVRRPA from the coding sequence ATGGCCCGCCTGATCAACCTCTCTGCTGAAGACAGCCAGACCGCCGGTCGGCTCATGCGCAATTTTTCATGGGTCTTCTCGTCCCAGGCGGTCAGCGGGGTGATCAGCATCGGGACCCTCGCCATCATGGCCCAGTCGCTTGGTCCGGCAGGCCTCGGCCTGTTTGCGATCTTCCAGGCTTATGTTCGCATTGTCGACCGGCTGCTGCGGCTGGAGCCCTGGCAAGCCGTGATCAAATACGGTGTCGACGCTCTGTCAGATGATGACGGCGACAGGTTCATGCGGTTGCTGAAGGGTTCGGTTTACGTGAACCTTGCAGGCAGCACGCTGGCTGCCGGGGTTTCGATCCTTGCCGCTCAGGTGACCGCCCGAATGATGGGTTGGCCGGAGGACAGTGCGGCCTATCTGGCTTTGTTTTCCCTGGCGCTTCTCTTGAACCTAAAGCCGACCGCGGTCGCGGTCCTGAGAATTTTCGACCGGTTTGATGTTCTTGCCAAGGTCGATGTCGGTATCGCCCTGCTGCGTCTGGTGCTGTCGGCCGGCGTATGGTTGATGGGCTACGGCCTTTGGGGGTTTGTCCTCGTTGCGGTGATCGAAGGCCTGGCGAACAGTCTGCTGCCGTTCGTCTATTCGCTTCGATATGTCCATCAGCGTGGCTACGGCAAGTTCATGCAACTGCCGATCACGGGCATACGCGAAGAGAACCCCGGAATTCTCCGGTTTCTTTGGAATTCGAACTTCAATGTCATCATCCGCCAGACAGTCCAGCGTCTTGACGTGATCCTGCTGTCAGTTCTCGTTGACGAGAAATTCGTCGGATTTTTCCACATAGCCCGCCGGGTTGCCGACAGCGCGCTCAAGCTGGGACGCCCGCTGAACCAGGCGATCTTTCCGGAACTGGCCCGCAAATGGAGTTCCGGCGAGGAACGCGGGTTTTACAAGCTCGTCAATGGCGTGCTGCTGGCAATCGCTGGCCTTTGCGTGGTCGTGCTGGTTCCTGCCGCTTTCCTGATGCCATACGTCTTGTCGGTCATGTTCGGCGCGGGCTTCAACGAAGCCGCCAACATGGTCAACGTCCAGTTGCTGGCGGTCATACTTCTCCTGGCAACCATGGTGCTCAACCCGGCAATGTTGAGCATGGGGCGCGACCGCGAGCTTCTGTGGGTGACCTTGCTCGGAAGCGTCATGTTCCTGGCCTGTTTCGCACCACTGGTCGGGATGCTGGGGCCGGTCGGGGCTTCGGTCGCTCATGTTCTGTTTAATGGCACGCTCGTGGCAGGCACCTTGTTTGTCCTTTACTGGTCGCGCCGACAGCCCACCGTGAGGAGGCCGGCGTGA
- a CDS encoding pectate lyase family protein yields MMARNRTQAAVLIVLGLLMSQTLAAEAAPRAFPGAVGFGASATGWTGGEVIPVTTLADAGAGSLRACVEKGEMPRICVFQVSGTITLDTPLFFRSNLYVAGQTAPGQGIQIRLGKSRATPVIIKNASDVVVRFLKVRPGPSEQPSSSVDAVTLENATRVYLDHLSLMFSTDENLGIHVSRERSSDITVANSISAWALDHANHPKGRHSKGALICSGDGRDFDCGRVSLWRNLFAHNRDRNPDIYGHDDGPVEVVNSVFYNPISQFGEFRNYYGNAFIVYAGNVALTGPSTVDRRPAAVEAIMASDQYRLEVQVDDILAIDRGRCDQDRPFRQVDADPGAEIIEGVTGTLSVPRVKASEVLDLVLEGVGDRLPSGRHRDSLDQQLVETVRDCKGKVIDSPSEVGGWPDLQPEERVVDSDGDGFPDTWEQSTTGLDAGQPDDPWQIVAGTDQSYIHLWLAELAGDRELDD; encoded by the coding sequence ATGATGGCTAGGAACAGAACACAGGCTGCAGTCCTTATCGTCCTCGGCCTCTTGATGTCGCAAACGCTGGCGGCCGAGGCCGCGCCTCGAGCCTTTCCGGGAGCGGTCGGGTTCGGAGCATCTGCAACCGGCTGGACCGGAGGGGAGGTCATCCCCGTCACAACGCTGGCAGATGCTGGCGCCGGCTCTCTGCGAGCCTGTGTCGAAAAAGGCGAAATGCCTCGGATCTGCGTCTTTCAGGTGAGCGGAACGATCACGCTCGACACCCCCCTCTTTTTTCGCTCAAACCTCTACGTCGCAGGTCAGACGGCACCTGGGCAGGGAATCCAGATCAGACTGGGCAAGTCCCGCGCCACACCCGTCATCATCAAGAATGCCAGCGATGTCGTCGTCAGGTTTCTCAAGGTACGCCCGGGACCGAGCGAACAACCTTCGTCGTCGGTCGATGCGGTGACGCTTGAAAACGCGACGCGCGTTTATCTTGATCATCTGTCCCTGATGTTTTCGACCGACGAGAACCTCGGCATCCACGTTTCCCGCGAACGGTCCAGCGACATTACGGTCGCCAACAGCATTTCCGCCTGGGCTCTGGATCATGCCAACCACCCGAAAGGACGCCACTCCAAGGGGGCCTTGATCTGCTCTGGAGACGGCCGTGATTTCGATTGCGGACGCGTGAGCCTCTGGCGAAACCTCTTCGCTCACAATCGGGACCGAAATCCCGATATATACGGCCATGATGACGGGCCGGTCGAGGTCGTGAACAGCGTATTCTACAATCCGATCAGTCAATTCGGAGAGTTTCGAAACTACTACGGCAACGCGTTTATCGTCTATGCCGGCAATGTTGCGCTGACCGGCCCGAGCACCGTCGACAGACGGCCCGCAGCAGTTGAAGCAATCATGGCGAGCGACCAGTACAGACTTGAAGTTCAGGTCGATGACATTCTCGCAATCGACCGTGGACGCTGCGACCAAGACCGCCCCTTTCGGCAAGTCGATGCCGATCCCGGAGCGGAGATCATCGAGGGTGTGACCGGCACACTGTCCGTCCCGCGCGTCAAGGCAAGCGAAGTGCTCGACCTTGTGCTTGAGGGAGTGGGCGACCGCCTGCCATCGGGCCGGCATCGGGACTCGCTCGACCAGCAACTTGTCGAAACCGTTCGCGATTGCAAAGGCAAGGTGATCGATTCCCCATCCGAAGTCGGCGGCTGGCCGGACCTCCAACCGGAAGAACGGGTCGTGGACAGTGACGGCGACGGGTTTCCTGACACTTGGGAGCAGTCAACAACGGGGCTTGATGCCGGCCAACCGGACGATCCCTGGCAGATCGTTGCAGGAACGGACCAGTCGTACATTCACCTTTGGCTGGCAGAGCTTGCCGGCGACCGGGAGCTGGATGACTGA
- a CDS encoding GumC family protein — MSKRDRHAEGAADFRPENIQILTLIFRNAVLIVLCILASGALMWFRLTTVVPTYSAQATLVLDDAVLRLDPFGARLRARTLSMLQLATEIEVMKSREFAARVAEEVVPDEISGTGQSALSGRESTVDRILESYQIIWHPTTFALDILATDASPQLAADIANAVARNYVDYTLEIQRADVERTKMSILSRQSALQETLKDAEANLLEFTRTNNLDDLTETETLTNNLRRLQAQLALAEERGVPLQESAELKADLDATLAKLDARSAAEVEKTGFERRLESMRRQDDLLFDQLEALALQEALLTPVARQVSIAIPTTRPVSPSPKTEMVGALISGLTFGFLLALLRENLRGRLRWPQQITAFRTPVLGQLPPLSRKFVNRMAWTTRSGNLRRALHKIAPLHTAVRTNTRADNRTENGTGAMVLITSPGSREGRSTLSFALAAYAAAGGEDVLLVDLDPSPRDLISTLSRKRTANGFLDLLSNPLRIDAAAWHLPGHPHLSIVAPASGPVPVRFNNMSSVEASLSVLRRKYSLIVVDCPPVLSDDASCRLGSVAQAVLLVARMKKTRFEDLSKAAQQLELNNASNVGIVVNDG, encoded by the coding sequence GTGTCAAAACGTGATCGCCATGCCGAAGGTGCTGCCGATTTCAGACCAGAGAATATCCAGATTCTGACTCTGATCTTCAGAAATGCGGTTCTGATCGTCCTGTGCATACTGGCTTCGGGCGCCCTGATGTGGTTCCGGCTCACCACCGTTGTGCCGACTTACAGTGCGCAGGCCACGCTGGTGCTTGATGACGCGGTCCTGCGTCTCGATCCATTCGGTGCCCGGTTGCGGGCCAGAACCTTGTCGATGCTTCAACTGGCCACCGAAATCGAAGTCATGAAGTCACGGGAATTCGCAGCAAGGGTAGCGGAGGAGGTCGTACCTGATGAGATTTCCGGGACGGGTCAGAGCGCCTTGTCCGGAAGGGAAAGCACGGTCGATCGTATTCTGGAGAGCTATCAGATCATCTGGCATCCCACGACCTTCGCCCTGGACATCCTCGCCACGGACGCCAGCCCTCAATTGGCAGCAGACATCGCGAATGCTGTCGCCCGGAACTATGTCGACTACACGCTTGAGATACAGCGCGCCGATGTCGAACGAACCAAGATGTCGATCTTGTCGCGCCAATCCGCGCTGCAAGAGACGTTGAAAGATGCGGAAGCCAATCTTCTGGAATTCACCAGAACCAACAATCTCGACGATCTGACCGAGACGGAAACCCTGACCAACAATCTTCGCCGCCTGCAGGCGCAATTGGCGCTGGCAGAAGAACGCGGAGTACCCTTGCAAGAGTCTGCAGAACTCAAGGCCGACCTGGATGCGACGCTGGCAAAACTCGACGCACGTTCGGCGGCCGAAGTTGAGAAAACCGGCTTCGAACGGAGACTGGAATCGATGCGAAGACAGGATGATCTTCTGTTCGATCAACTTGAAGCACTCGCATTGCAGGAAGCGCTACTGACCCCGGTCGCGCGGCAAGTGTCGATCGCTATCCCAACGACCAGACCTGTTTCGCCTTCTCCCAAAACCGAAATGGTGGGCGCGCTGATCAGCGGGCTCACTTTCGGTTTCCTTCTGGCGCTCTTGCGGGAAAACCTTCGCGGACGTCTGCGGTGGCCGCAGCAGATAACCGCGTTCCGCACACCGGTTCTGGGACAATTGCCTCCCCTATCACGGAAATTCGTAAACCGTATGGCATGGACGACCAGGAGCGGGAACTTGCGGCGGGCGCTGCACAAGATCGCACCCCTGCACACCGCCGTACGAACAAACACCAGGGCGGACAACAGGACCGAGAATGGGACCGGTGCAATGGTTCTGATCACGTCACCGGGGAGCCGGGAGGGCCGGAGTACACTCAGTTTCGCACTTGCCGCATATGCGGCCGCGGGAGGTGAAGATGTTCTGCTGGTCGATCTTGATCCTTCGCCGAGGGACTTGATCTCGACCCTCTCGCGCAAACGCACTGCGAACGGATTTCTCGATCTTCTGAGCAACCCTTTGCGGATCGATGCAGCCGCGTGGCATCTGCCCGGCCATCCGCATCTGTCGATAGTCGCCCCTGCATCGGGGCCCGTACCAGTGCGGTTCAACAACATGTCCAGTGTCGAAGCGTCACTCAGCGTTCTGCGCCGCAAGTACTCGTTAATTGTGGTCGATTGCCCACCGGTACTGAGCGACGACGCGTCATGCCGCCTCGGCAGTGTCGCGCAGGCAGTGCTGCTGGTCGCGCGCATGAAGAAGACACGGTTCGAAGACCTTTCGAAAGCCGCTCAGCAACTCGAACTGAACAACGCCTCAAACGTCGGGATCGTGGTGAATGATGGCTAG
- a CDS encoding GumC family protein, translating to MSSIVDSQQEQYAFAERPIQFGFFAIFKVLRRNWIWLTLAMLLGLGAAYLALQVIQPKYAARSTIILAKVETRINPTETTIENSDTSLIHIETEIDFLRSVEFARKVASELNLISDTYFNPYLSATETPVPTDEQQFEAVLVRMLNSYTVERRGESLALDIRVRHPDAVMAAQLANTLSSTYIDDSLRDKKKAVQYSISELWDRITLLGGRLSEMEARLAELIRENELDDTSLGDELRAELNRLTSILNLARDQNASSIRINESKQRLAEVETKLEERTRAELTQSKLQRSLDADLARYQALVDRRNALETQIDFLQPDARQVTVASAPLKPATPNRPVIFALGIAGGLIVGLALVLLRELFDRRVWTGTQTMQYLGLRTIGYVPRIRYWRKRDKQELFLSRTSRQENSPYQLALRSLLTLLSNQIRKKDSMVMAVTSALANEGKTTLTFSLAVSAAQEGHRVLLIDLDIHRHGLTRMSGCEIPKETPQEIWEDQNVFDAQIVPCTRFGQINLLSFAQDSIIPRRVFNTPRGKAILRKLRASYDVILIDTAPVLAADEANRLASLADFVILIARWGRTSEDALGTAAEALRFNQIPLAGVVLNDIDMRRYSLRDYGAHRAGGYYAYNNGYIYKPPS from the coding sequence ATGAGCAGTATTGTTGACTCGCAGCAGGAGCAATATGCATTCGCTGAACGTCCGATACAGTTCGGTTTCTTTGCCATTTTCAAGGTGTTGCGAAGGAACTGGATCTGGCTGACCTTGGCCATGTTGCTGGGTCTGGGGGCCGCCTATCTTGCTCTTCAGGTCATTCAGCCAAAATATGCCGCACGGTCGACCATCATTCTGGCGAAGGTCGAAACGAGAATTAATCCGACAGAGACGACAATCGAGAATTCCGACACGTCGCTTATCCACATCGAGACCGAGATCGATTTTCTGCGCTCAGTCGAATTCGCCCGCAAGGTCGCCAGCGAACTGAACCTGATCTCAGACACCTATTTCAATCCGTACCTTTCGGCGACCGAAACGCCGGTTCCCACCGATGAACAGCAATTCGAAGCGGTCCTGGTACGCATGCTCAACAGCTACACGGTTGAGCGGCGAGGCGAGAGCCTGGCGCTCGATATTCGTGTGCGGCATCCCGATGCCGTCATGGCTGCGCAACTGGCCAATACACTCTCAAGCACCTACATCGATGACTCTCTTCGGGACAAGAAGAAAGCCGTACAGTATTCAATCTCAGAATTGTGGGACCGGATAACGTTACTCGGCGGTCGCCTGAGCGAGATGGAAGCGCGTCTGGCGGAACTCATTCGCGAAAACGAACTGGACGACACCAGCCTCGGCGACGAGTTGAGGGCAGAGCTGAACAGATTGACGTCTATCCTCAATCTGGCGCGCGACCAGAATGCGTCTTCCATCCGGATCAATGAAAGCAAACAGCGCCTTGCCGAGGTGGAAACGAAGCTTGAGGAGCGAACACGCGCCGAACTGACACAGTCCAAACTGCAGAGGTCGCTGGATGCGGATCTTGCCAGGTACCAGGCACTTGTAGACCGGCGTAACGCACTGGAAACACAGATCGACTTTCTTCAGCCCGATGCCCGGCAGGTGACCGTGGCTTCCGCTCCGCTGAAACCGGCGACACCCAACCGTCCCGTCATTTTTGCGCTTGGGATTGCCGGCGGTTTGATTGTTGGTCTGGCCTTGGTGCTGTTGCGCGAATTGTTCGACCGCCGGGTCTGGACCGGTACCCAGACGATGCAGTACCTGGGCCTGCGAACCATCGGCTACGTTCCGCGAATCCGGTACTGGCGGAAGAGGGACAAGCAGGAACTCTTTCTGAGCAGAACCTCCAGGCAGGAGAATTCACCGTACCAGCTGGCGTTGCGGAGCTTGCTCACACTGCTTTCCAACCAGATCCGGAAAAAGGACAGCATGGTCATGGCCGTGACGTCGGCACTTGCCAACGAAGGCAAGACGACCCTGACGTTCTCACTCGCGGTTTCTGCCGCCCAGGAAGGACACCGGGTGCTGTTGATCGACCTCGACATCCACCGGCATGGCCTGACACGCATGTCAGGTTGCGAAATTCCAAAGGAAACGCCTCAGGAAATCTGGGAGGATCAGAACGTCTTCGACGCGCAGATAGTGCCTTGCACCCGTTTCGGACAGATCAATCTCCTGTCGTTCGCTCAGGATTCCATCATTCCGAGGCGCGTGTTCAATACGCCTCGTGGCAAGGCGATTTTGAGAAAATTGCGCGCGTCCTATGACGTCATCCTGATTGATACGGCCCCCGTTTTGGCAGCCGACGAAGCAAACCGCTTGGCGTCGCTTGCGGACTTCGTGATCCTCATCGCCCGCTGGGGACGCACGTCGGAAGATGCGCTTGGAACGGCGGCAGAAGCCTTGCGGTTCAATCAGATCCCACTCGCTGGCGTGGTGTTGAACGACATTGACATGCGGCGATATTCGCTTCGCGACTACGGAGCTCACCGGGCAGGAGGATACTACGCCTATAACAACGGCTACATCTACAAACCGCCAAGTTGA
- a CDS encoding glycosyltransferase family 4 protein, which translates to MKVLFVQASFGAGGTEKIVAMLAAHRAELGDEVHVAAMTCPEAGSYFDYPDNVVLHVLDRDNGRGLLPLPLRRLASIRKLVRALSPNVCLSFLTKVNVLTLLATGSSVPVIASERNNPLAQKAHPIWRRAQNALMPRAAAMVMQTERARQDLPARVQPCAQVIPNPCAPIDGVAPSPGGKRLVAVGRLDHQKGFDLLIDAMSLVREKQPDARLTIYGEGTARASLEAQRDRLGLQDIVSLPGKSARHGEWIRTSDILVLSSRFEGFPNVVAEAVVSGLPVVAFDCAYGPRELVFDGVNGLLVQDGNVGALADAIGRLMSNPTLRAAMADANVRLQQKLAPETILALWDRTISDAARKEAFNRGKPAGEGYSHANA; encoded by the coding sequence ATGAAAGTGCTCTTCGTTCAGGCTAGTTTTGGCGCAGGCGGCACGGAAAAGATCGTTGCCATGCTGGCGGCACATCGTGCTGAGCTTGGCGATGAAGTGCACGTCGCAGCAATGACCTGCCCCGAAGCAGGATCGTATTTCGACTATCCGGACAACGTCGTCCTGCACGTTCTCGACCGGGACAACGGCAGAGGGCTGCTTCCCCTGCCGTTGCGCCGGCTTGCCAGTATCCGCAAGCTGGTGCGGGCTCTATCGCCGAATGTATGCCTCTCGTTCCTGACCAAGGTCAACGTTCTGACCCTTCTGGCCACCGGTTCGTCGGTGCCTGTGATCGCGTCCGAGCGCAACAATCCGCTGGCACAAAAGGCACATCCGATCTGGCGCCGTGCCCAGAATGCGCTGATGCCCAGGGCCGCCGCGATGGTCATGCAGACCGAGCGGGCACGGCAGGACCTGCCGGCGCGAGTACAACCCTGTGCCCAGGTGATCCCGAACCCGTGTGCGCCGATCGACGGTGTGGCCCCTTCACCCGGCGGAAAGAGGCTCGTTGCCGTTGGACGACTGGATCACCAGAAAGGCTTTGATCTGCTCATCGACGCCATGTCTCTGGTGCGCGAAAAACAGCCGGATGCAAGACTGACGATCTATGGAGAAGGCACCGCCCGTGCTTCCCTGGAAGCGCAGCGTGACCGTCTTGGTCTTCAGGATATTGTTTCCCTGCCGGGCAAGAGTGCCAGGCACGGAGAATGGATCCGGACTTCCGACATTCTGGTTCTTTCGTCCCGTTTCGAAGGGTTTCCGAACGTTGTCGCCGAAGCTGTCGTCAGCGGGCTTCCCGTCGTGGCGTTCGACTGCGCCTACGGCCCAAGGGAACTGGTCTTCGATGGCGTGAACGGACTTCTGGTTCAGGACGGCAATGTCGGGGCACTGGCCGACGCGATAGGTCGTCTGATGTCCAACCCGACCCTGAGGGCCGCAATGGCGGATGCGAATGTCCGCCTTCAGCAAAAACTGGCACCTGAGACCATTCTAGCCCTCTGGGACCGGACGATTTCCGATGCAGCCCGGAAGGAAGCATTCAACCGCGGTAAACCGGCAGGGGAGGGCTATTCACATGCGAATGCGTGA